The stretch of DNA GGCCCGGATTCCAGAACCGCACCGCGCGGGGCATGGAGTTTTACAAGATGATGCCGAAGTAAGGGCGAAAAGCCACCCCCCTCACCGAAACTCTTCCACCCGCACCAACGGCCCGCCCAATCCATTGATTCGGGCGGGCAATTTGTTGTGATCAATCGCCGCGCCGGTGTCGGCATTCACGGCGCTGACGCGGGCGGTTGCTGCCTGTAAATCGATCTCCAGCACACTGACCACGCTGCGGGCTGTACCGGGAAAGCCCACGTAATCGCGTCCGCCGATGCCTCCGCTGCTCAGCACATTCAGACGGCCCAATCTGGCTGGGTAGTAGGCCGCGTGATGCCCGCTGATGTAGGCCAGCACACGCCCTCGCTCCATCACCTCGCGCAGGGTGGCGGCTTCGGCAATCACCTCGCCGGGTTTGTTTTTGCCCTCGCTGACGCCTGCCAGCGGCAAGTGCCCCACCACCAATCGCACGCCCGCCGTCTGTGCCTGTGGTGTGGCGAGTTGCGCGGCCAGCCAGGCCCGTTGCGCCGCGTCTACCCTTGGCCCGCTGGCGTCCAGCACGGCTATAAACAGGGTACGTCCGGCCTTGTCGGCGCGGGTCAGGCTGTAGCGGAAGGGATACTGCGCGGCGTCCACAACTGTTCCGGCAGGTAAAAAGCGTGTCCAGTACGCCGCCGCTTCCCGCCGATCTCGCACGAGGCTGGCGTCGTGGTTGCCCAGCGTGAACACGAACGGGATTCCGACCTTTGCCAGAGGCCCGCGCACCTCTTTCTCGAAGGTGGCCCACATGCCCTGCACGTTGGCGTCGGTCAGGCTGGCTTTCTGTCCCGCGATCAGGTCGCCCGCCGACAGCACTAGGTCTGGTTTCCAGGTGTTGATGATGCGGCTGAGGCTGGGCTTGAGGGCGGGCGGATAGGTCAGGCTGCCGTAAGCGCCGTTAAAGTCGCTGAGAACGGCCACGCGCAGGAGGTCGGGGGCGGGGGGCGGCAAAGGCGTGCCAGACAGCAGAAGCGGCAAGAGCAGAGGCACGAGCAGGCGGCGCATAGACACCACTTGATCATGGTTTCTTGAGCCAACCGTCAGACGCTCCTGACATGCCCCGCGCAAACTGGGGTATGACCCGAAACGATGACCGCAACGACGCCCTGCCCGTGAATCCTGTGCTGTCGGTACGAACCGAGCCGAGTGCTGAACACACGCCTGCCGAGCAGGGCGACGCTCCCGCCGACTTTGCCCAGCGCCCCATTCCGCCCATGGCCACCCCCAGCACCGAAGGCCTCAGCGCAGGCGAGGTCAGCACCATGCTCGGCGGCGACGCCAGTATGACCGAAGCCAATGAAGCCCTCGGCACGGCGGAGGGTCTGGATACGATCACCGAAAGCTGAGGCCTGTGGGCGTGCCAAACTGACCCATGCGTTCTGTTTCTGATCTGCGTGCGGCGTGCGCGGCCCTGCCCCATTCCTCCGAAACCTTCCCGTTTGGAATGGACACTCTGGTTTGGAAGGTGGGTCGCCCCGACGCCGCCAAAATGTATGCGCTGAGCGGCATCAACGCTGATCCGCTGACGCTTTCGCTGAAGGTTCGGCCCGAATACGGCGACACCTTGCGGGCCGTCCACGCTGCGATCGTGCCGGGCTACCACCTGAACAAGCGCCACTGGGTCACGGTCACGCTGGACGGCCGTGTGCCGGGCGAGTTGGTGCAGGAATTGTTGGCTGGAAGCCACGCGCTGGTGCTGTCCAGTTTTACGCGGGCGCAGCGGGCAGACCTAGAACTGTGAGGGCCAACATCGGTGCTGGCGACAAACACTGGGACGGCTGGAGTTCTACCCAGCAGGACGAACTGAATCTGCTGGAGCCTGCCACGTTCGCCCGCTTTTTTGGCGATGCGCGGGCCGAGGCGTTTCTGTGCGAACACGTCTGGGAACATTTGAGTATTGAGCAGGGCAGAGCGGCGGCGCGGCTGGTCTTCGCGTATCTCAAGCCCGGTGGATTCCTACGCGTAGCTGTGCCAGACGGCCTGCATCCCGATCCGGCTTATCAGGCAATAGTGGCTGTCAATGGCCCTGGCCCCGCTGCCGATCATCAGGTGGTGTACACGCTTGATGCCTTCGCGCCCATCTTCGCGGCTGCCGGATTCCGCGTGCGCCCGCTGGAATGGTGGGACGCGGCGGGCCAGTTTCACCGTGCCGACTGGAACCCGGACGACGCACCGATAGGCCGCTGTAGCCACCTGGATGACCGAAACTCGGCTTGGCGAGCGGGCACGGGCAAGCTGGGATTCACGAGTCTGATCTTGGATGTGTTGAGGCCATAAAGAACAGGAGCCGCAAGCAATCGCCCCGGCTCCCGCTTCCAGTCATCGTTTGTTTAGAACGCTGTGTCCAACGCCTCTAGTGCCGCGTCTGGGTTCTGAATCCCCGCCTGCGCCATATCGGGGCGGCCCCCGCCTTTGCCTCCCGCTGCGGCGGCCAGTTTGCCCACCAGTTGGCCCGCGTGTGCGCCTTTCGCTACGGCCTCTTTGGTAGCCTTCACGACCAATCCGGCGTCAGAGGCGATCACCACGAGGTCTGCGCCGCTGGTGTCCAGCAACTTGTCGGCGGCTCCGCGCAGTTCGTTGCCTGCAATCCCGGTCAATTTCAGCGCCGCCACCCGGAAGCCGCCCAACTCGCGCAGAGGAGCCGTGCCGCCGCTGCTTCCGCCGCTCATCTGCGCCTCGGTCAGTTGACGGCGCACCTGCACCGTTTCCTTCTCGGCGGCCTTCAGTTGGGCCTGAAGCTGCGCCACACGCACTTCCAGTCCGTCCAGGCTGGTGTTCAGGCTGGCGGCAAGGCGGGCGTCACTGTTCAGGCGGTCGCGTAGCCACGCAGTCGCGGCCTCACCTGCCAGAGCCTCGATGCGGCGCACGCCTGCCGCCACGTTTTCATCGCTCAGCAGCACGAACGCGCCGATTTCTCCCGTGCGGGTCACGTGTGCGCCGCCGCAGAGTTCCTTGCTGCTGACCGTGTGGCCGTTCAGGGTCACGTCGCCTTCCACGCTGACCACGCGCACGGTGTCGCCGTACTTCTCGCCAAAGAGGGCCGTCGCGCCCGCTGCTTTGGCCTCGGCAATGGGCATTTCCTGCCACTTCACGGCAAAGTCGGCGCTGATCCAGCGGCTCACCAATCGTTCCACTTCCGCCATCTCAGCGGTGCTCAGTGCCGCACTGTGGGAGAAATCGAAGCGCAGACGATCCGGGGCCACCAACGATCCGGCCTGACGCACGCCGTCGCCCAGCACGGCACGCAGAGCCGCGTGCAGCAAATGCGTGGCCGTGTGGTGGCGCTCGGTGGCCTGCCGCGCTCCGTCGACCACGCCGCGCACCGTCACGTCAGGCGTCAGGGTTCCGGCCTGCACCTCCACCTCATGCAGAAACACGCCGCCGGGGGTCTTGCGGGTATCACGCACCACGCCCGCACCTGCGAGGCCGTCCTCACCCGTCCATTCCAGCCGCCCGGTGTCGCCCACCTCGCCGCCGCCCTCGGCATAAAATGGCGTCTGCGTCAGCACCACTGTGCCCGCCGTGCCTGCTTCCAGCGCGTCCACGCGGCCTTCAGAGGTCATCAGGGCCAGCACTTGCCCCTCGGCTTCCAACTGGTCGTAGCCCACAAACGCGGTGGCGCTCAGGTCGCCCACCGTATCTTGCCCGCCAAACAATTCCGATTTGCCGTACTTGCTGCCTGCCCGTGCCAGCATCTGCGCCCGCTCCAAGCTCTCGGCGTATCCAGCTTCGTCCACGCTCACGCCGTATTCTTCGGCAATTTCTTTGGTCAGGTCTACGGGAAAGCCGTAGGTGTCGTAAAGGGTAAAGGCTTCCTCGCCGCCCAGGACGCCGCCCTGTTGCATGCCTTCCAGCAAACCGCCTAGCCGCTGAATCCCGCCTTCCAGCGTCTTCAGGAACCGTTCTTCTTCAGCCCGAATCGCTGCCGTCACGCGGGCTTCTTCCGTCACCAATTCGGGGTAGCCGCTGCCCATGCTCGCCACCACCAGCGGCACCAGTGTGTGCAGCACGGGTTCGCGCAGGCCTAACAGGTAGGCGTGACGGCTGGCCCGGCGCAGAATCTTGCGAATCACGTAGCCGCGCCCGGTATTGCTGAGGCTCACGCCGTCGGCCAACGTCATGCTGACAGAGCGCACATGCTCGGCCACCACGCGGTGAGAGATGCTTTCTGGCCCCAAGTACGGCTTGCCGCTCAGTTCCACAATGCGGGCAATAATCGGCGCAAACACATCGTTGGAATAGAAGTCGAACACGTCCTGCACAACGGTGGCGATGCGCTCCAGCCCCATGCCCGTATCGATGTTTTTGGCGGGCAAGTCTAGCAGAGTGGGCGTACCGTCGGCCTGCGGTTCCTGCCGCTCAAACTGAGGAAACACGTTGTTCCAAATTTCCAGAAAGCGGGCGCTTTCGCGGGTGTCGGCGTACTCGGCCCAAGTGTCGTCGCCGTAGGCTGGCCCCCGGTCATAAAAAATCTCGCTGCATGGCCCGCACGGGCCGTTTGGCCCCTTGGCGGGCGCGTCGGCGGGCCAGAAATTCTCGTCGGCCCCAAAGCGCAGCAGGTGGTCTGCGGGCAGCCCGATTTCCTTCGTCCAGATGCCGAACGCTTCCTCGTCGTCCTCGTAGATGGTCGCGTACAGCTTGGATTTGTCTAGCCCCATCCAGTCTGGGGAAGTCAGGAATTCCCACGCCCACGTCAGCGCGTCCCGCTTGAAGTAGTCGCCAAAGCTGAAGTTGCCCAGCATTTCCAGCAGCGAGCAGTGCCGCAGTGTGCGCCCCACGTTCTCGATGTCGCCCACGCGCAGGCACTTCTGGGCGGTGGTCACGCGGGGGTTGTCGCCGTAGCCGGGGAATTTGGCCGCCGCCCCCATAAACTGCGGCTTGAAGGGCTGCATGCCTGCCACCGTAAACAGCGTGGTGGGATCAGGCGCGATCAGGCTGTGGCTGGGCAGGCGCAGGTGGCCTTTGCTCTCGAAAAAAGACAGATACTTTTCGCGAATCTGTGCCGTCGTTGGGGCAGTGGTGGGCGGAACCGTCATAGGGTGCAGTCTATCAGCGGCGGGGAAGGGGTGAATCCGCTGGATGGGGTACGGAGAGAGATTGGCGGGCAAAGAAAAAGGGGACAGCTTTTCAGTGTCCCCTCGTTCCTGCGTTATCTGACTCGTCTACTCAGTCCAAGTCCACAGCCCACCAGGCTTCCCGCTGTGCAGCAAGGCGGGCGCGGGGATCGCCAATGGTGTCCAGAGCGCGGGCCAGGCCCTGCCAATCCAGTTCGCTCATGGGGTCAATCGCCAGGGCGCGTTGGTGCAACATGGCGGCGTCTTTGGCGCGTCCGGCTTCGGTGGCGGCGCGGGCGGCGAGGCCCAGAATGCTCAGCTGCTTTTGCTCCAGCCGGGAGCGCACATCGTCTACCCAGGGGCTATCGGCTCCGGGCAAAAAGTGGCCGTAGATGGCCGCCAGTTCGCGCAGTTCCTCCAGCCCGAGGCTGCCGTTTTCGGCCTGTCCCGCCAGCAGTTCGTAACGCTGCACGTCGTATTCAGGACTCAGATCGCTGGCGAGGGCGTAGCGGCGATTGGTGCTGACCACCGCTTCGTTGCTCAGGCTGCGGCGCAGGCGGTGCAGGGTCGTATGAAACAGACTGCTGGCGCGGGCCTCGTCTTTCTCGGGCCAGAGGGCTTCAGCGGCCTCCCAACTGGTCACTTCCTTGTGTTCCAGCAGGTAGAAGAACAGTTCCAGCGCCTTGCGCGACACCCACGCCACCGCCGCGCCCTTCCAGACCACCTGGGCCGTGCCTAAGCCCTTAGCCAGCATCCCGCTTTCGCCCTGAATGGTCAGCCCGGCGCGGCGTAAACGGGCGTCCACGGCGGTGGTCAGATCAAGCGGGGTAAAGGGTTTGGGCAGGTAATCGTCGGCCCCCAGATTCATGCCCCGGCGCACGTCTCCGCGCTCGGCATGGCTGGACAGCAGTACAAACGGCAACGCGCCCAATTGCTCGTTGTCGCGCACTTTTTCCAGAAATTCTAGGCCCGTCATATAGGGCATGACCACATCGCTGATCACCAGATCAGGCGTGAAAACTTTCAGCAGATCAAGGGCTTCGACAGGATGGTTGCTGGTGCGAACCTCATGCCCAGCACGGGACAGGATGACACTGATGAGCTTGAGGATGGCGGCGTCGTCATCCACGACAAGGATGCGCGGCATGGCGGTAGTCTAGCAGGCTGCTGATAGGCTGTACCATCAAGTGACCGCGAATGCATTATTTTTAACACTTCTAAACTATTTGACAGAAGAATAGGTGCCATTTTCCTGTTCTTCTGTCCGAACAACGTGATTGAATCGGAGGACTGCTCTGGCCACAGAGGATCGCCTGGGGCAAAACGCCGGACAGTCTCCGCGCCCGTGTTCTAGGCTGGGGCCATGACTTCCCCGCTGCACCTGCTGCTCGCCCGTACCCTCACGCTCGATCCTGCCCAACCTCATGCCGGAGCCGTGCTGGTGGGCGGCGGGCGAGTGCTGGCCGTAGGCACTGCCGAGGAAGTGCAGGCTCTTGCTCCCCGTGCCGAGCGTCACGATCACCGCGACCTGCTGCTGACGCCGGGGCTGGCCGACGCGCATATCCACCTCGTCGGCTACGGCTTTTCCCTGTCCCAAGTGGGGCTGCACGGCGCACGCAGCGTGTCGGAGGTGTTGGCGCGGGTGGCGCAGCGGGCCATGAACACACCCCACGGCACCTGGATTCGCGGCGGCGGCTTTCTGATGAACGAACTGGGCCTGAACGAGTACCCCAGCGCCGCCATGCTAGATGAAGTCAGCCCACACCATCCGGTGTTGCTGTACTCGCGCGATCTGCATTCGGCGTGGGCCAATTCGCTGGCGTTGCGGTTGGCCGGAATCTCGGACACCACGCCCGATCCAGAGGGCGGAAAAATCGTGCGGCCCCTCGGTACCTTGCTGGAAAGTGCCACCGATCTGGTCGCGGGCGTCATTCCGGCCCCCAGTGAGGCGCAGTATCTAGCGGCTGCCCGTGCTGGAGCCAATGACCTCGCCTCGCGCGGCTATGTCAGCGCCCACACGATGGCCTTCGAATCGTCCGAAGCGCCCCGCGCCCTGCAAACCCTCGCCTCACGTGGAGAATTGCCGCTGCGGGTCTGGGCCAGCCTGCCGCACGAGCGCCTGCATCTGGCCCGTGAGTTGGGCCTCGCGCTCAATCCGGGTGGCCTGTTTCAGTGGGGCGGCGTCAAGTTTTTTGCCGATGGCGCACTGGGCAGCCGCACCGCCTGGCTGCACGCGCCGGGGTTTGCTGATGGCAGCGGCACCGGTATTCCGCTGGACTCTCCCGAACTGATCCGCGAACTGGGCGCCCAGGCCATCGCGCTGGGCCTCACGCCTGTCACGCACGCCATTGGAGACCGGGCCAATACCGAGGTGCTGGACGCCTACGACAGCCTGCGCGAGGCAGCCAAGGCACGCGGGATACGCCTCAGAATCGAACACGCCCAACATCTGCGGCCCGCCGACATTCCCCGGTTTGCCGGACTGACGGCCAGCGTTCAGCCCATGCACCTTCAGGGCGACGGCAGCATGATTCGCCAACTGTTGCCGCACTTGGAGCAGGGAACCTATGCCTTCCGTGCTCTGCGGGATGCCGGAGCAGTGCTGGCTTTTGGCAGCGACGCCCCCGTGACCCCGCCCGACTACCGCGCCAACTTTGCCGCCGCCATCAGCCGGGTAGACGATGAAGGTGGCCGCGTGGCCCCGCAGGAGGCGCTGACTGAACTGGAGGTGCTGCACGCCCATACACGCGGCCCGGCGCTGGCCGCAGGTTGGGAAGATGAGGGCATCATTCGCCCCGGCGCACGGGCAGCGTTTACGTTGTGGGACAGGCTGGGCGGGAATGCTCGGGCGATGGTTTTCTAGAATCGGAGCTTAAAGGTAAGACGAGAGGGGGAGCGTGTACAAGAACTGTCTGTGCACGCTCCCCCTCTCCCCACCTTTGGTTCTACTCTTCCTCGTCTTCCGGCAGATCGGCATTGGAATACACGTTCTGCACGTCGTCCAGGTCTTCCAACGCTTCCATCAGCACCATCAGTTTGCGGGCGTCGTCACCGGCGACGGCCACCGTGTTGCTGGGAATCATGGTCATCTGGGCGCTTTCCACGGGGAAGCCAGCGGCGGTCAGGCCGTCCTGCACAGCGTACAGATCGGCTGGGGCGGCGGTAATTTCCAGGCCATCCTCACTCTCTATAAAGTCCTCCGCGCCGTGTTCTATCGCGGCTTCCTGCGCGGCTTCCGAGGCGTCGGGCACCAGCAGCACGCCTTTTTTCTCAAATTGCCAGGCCACGCTGCCGCTGTTGCCCATGCTGCCGCCCTTTTTGGTAAACACGCTGCGGACTTCGGCCACCGTGCGGTTCACGTTGTCGGTCAGGGCCTCAATGAAAATGGCGGTTCCGCCGGGGCCATAGCCCTCATAGTTCACTTCTTTGTACTCCGCTGCGCCCTCGCCCGCGCCCAACGCCCGCTTGATGGCACTTTCGATGTTGTCCACGGGAACTGTGTCGGTTTTGGCCGCCGCGATGCAGTTTTTCAGGCTGAGGTTGCCCGCCGGATCGCCGCTGCCGCCCGAACGCACCGCCGCTGTGATGGCCCGCAGGTGCTTGCTGATCATGGCCGAACGCCGTTTGTCGTTGGCCCCCTTTTTTCGCTTGATTTGCGACCATTTGCTGTGACCGGCCATGTTTCTGTCTCTCCTTAAGTTCGGCGCCTTCCTTGAGGTGGAAGGCGCACAACATTTTTCATTCTAAAGCAGCGGCCCAAAA from Deinococcus sp. QL22 encodes:
- a CDS encoding metallophosphoesterase; the encoded protein is MRRLLVPLLLPLLLSGTPLPPPAPDLLRVAVLSDFNGAYGSLTYPPALKPSLSRIINTWKPDLVLSAGDLIAGQKASLTDANVQGMWATFEKEVRGPLAKVGIPFVFTLGNHDASLVRDRREAAAYWTRFLPAGTVVDAAQYPFRYSLTRADKAGRTLFIAVLDASGPRVDAAQRAWLAAQLATPQAQTAGVRLVVGHLPLAGVSEGKNKPGEVIAEAATLREVMERGRVLAYISGHHAAYYPARLGRLNVLSSGGIGGRDYVGFPGTARSVVSVLEIDLQAATARVSAVNADTGAAIDHNKLPARINGLGGPLVRVEEFR
- a CDS encoding MmcQ/YjbR family DNA-binding protein; the encoded protein is MRSVSDLRAACAALPHSSETFPFGMDTLVWKVGRPDAAKMYALSGINADPLTLSLKVRPEYGDTLRAVHAAIVPGYHLNKRHWVTVTLDGRVPGELVQELLAGSHALVLSSFTRAQRADLEL
- the alaS gene encoding alanine--tRNA ligase; its protein translation is MTVPPTTAPTTAQIREKYLSFFESKGHLRLPSHSLIAPDPTTLFTVAGMQPFKPQFMGAAAKFPGYGDNPRVTTAQKCLRVGDIENVGRTLRHCSLLEMLGNFSFGDYFKRDALTWAWEFLTSPDWMGLDKSKLYATIYEDDEEAFGIWTKEIGLPADHLLRFGADENFWPADAPAKGPNGPCGPCSEIFYDRGPAYGDDTWAEYADTRESARFLEIWNNVFPQFERQEPQADGTPTLLDLPAKNIDTGMGLERIATVVQDVFDFYSNDVFAPIIARIVELSGKPYLGPESISHRVVAEHVRSVSMTLADGVSLSNTGRGYVIRKILRRASRHAYLLGLREPVLHTLVPLVVASMGSGYPELVTEEARVTAAIRAEEERFLKTLEGGIQRLGGLLEGMQQGGVLGGEEAFTLYDTYGFPVDLTKEIAEEYGVSVDEAGYAESLERAQMLARAGSKYGKSELFGGQDTVGDLSATAFVGYDQLEAEGQVLALMTSEGRVDALEAGTAGTVVLTQTPFYAEGGGEVGDTGRLEWTGEDGLAGAGVVRDTRKTPGGVFLHEVEVQAGTLTPDVTVRGVVDGARQATERHHTATHLLHAALRAVLGDGVRQAGSLVAPDRLRFDFSHSAALSTAEMAEVERLVSRWISADFAVKWQEMPIAEAKAAGATALFGEKYGDTVRVVSVEGDVTLNGHTVSSKELCGGAHVTRTGEIGAFVLLSDENVAAGVRRIEALAGEAATAWLRDRLNSDARLAASLNTSLDGLEVRVAQLQAQLKAAEKETVQVRRQLTEAQMSGGSSGGTAPLRELGGFRVAALKLTGIAGNELRGAADKLLDTSGADLVVIASDAGLVVKATKEAVAKGAHAGQLVGKLAAAAGGKGGGRPDMAQAGIQNPDAALEALDTAF
- a CDS encoding response regulator, whose amino-acid sequence is MPRILVVDDDAAILKLISVILSRAGHEVRTSNHPVEALDLLKVFTPDLVISDVVMPYMTGLEFLEKVRDNEQLGALPFVLLSSHAERGDVRRGMNLGADDYLPKPFTPLDLTTAVDARLRRAGLTIQGESGMLAKGLGTAQVVWKGAAVAWVSRKALELFFYLLEHKEVTSWEAAEALWPEKDEARASSLFHTTLHRLRRSLSNEAVVSTNRRYALASDLSPEYDVQRYELLAGQAENGSLGLEELRELAAIYGHFLPGADSPWVDDVRSRLEQKQLSILGLAARAATEAGRAKDAAMLHQRALAIDPMSELDWQGLARALDTIGDPRARLAAQREAWWAVDLD
- a CDS encoding amidohydrolase — its product is MTSPLHLLLARTLTLDPAQPHAGAVLVGGGRVLAVGTAEEVQALAPRAERHDHRDLLLTPGLADAHIHLVGYGFSLSQVGLHGARSVSEVLARVAQRAMNTPHGTWIRGGGFLMNELGLNEYPSAAMLDEVSPHHPVLLYSRDLHSAWANSLALRLAGISDTTPDPEGGKIVRPLGTLLESATDLVAGVIPAPSEAQYLAAARAGANDLASRGYVSAHTMAFESSEAPRALQTLASRGELPLRVWASLPHERLHLARELGLALNPGGLFQWGGVKFFADGALGSRTAWLHAPGFADGSGTGIPLDSPELIRELGAQAIALGLTPVTHAIGDRANTEVLDAYDSLREAAKARGIRLRIEHAQHLRPADIPRFAGLTASVQPMHLQGDGSMIRQLLPHLEQGTYAFRALRDAGAVLAFGSDAPVTPPDYRANFAAAISRVDDEGGRVAPQEALTELEVLHAHTRGPALAAGWEDEGIIRPGARAAFTLWDRLGGNARAMVF
- a CDS encoding YebC/PmpR family DNA-binding transcriptional regulator is translated as MAGHSKWSQIKRKKGANDKRRSAMISKHLRAITAAVRSGGSGDPAGNLSLKNCIAAAKTDTVPVDNIESAIKRALGAGEGAAEYKEVNYEGYGPGGTAIFIEALTDNVNRTVAEVRSVFTKKGGSMGNSGSVAWQFEKKGVLLVPDASEAAQEAAIEHGAEDFIESEDGLEITAAPADLYAVQDGLTAAGFPVESAQMTMIPSNTVAVAGDDARKLMVLMEALEDLDDVQNVYSNADLPEDEEE